In one window of Longimicrobiaceae bacterium DNA:
- a CDS encoding GRAS family protein encodes MVTKKYGILASVVDEMLAGRDDVARRLLSALVDSFDQAGATPEDVQYYIFASALSRRLAWERSGEINLYLQQFQRSQISLFNLVAQHLPTVGLAGRAANDVLAQLLGGRGEITLLDLGIGTGRQETALLRQLAIEGRLPERLNVIAVEPDAGSLAIAEADIQAMAEEIGLPLRFLPVPKLVEDLAPEDWGAFAWTGAPLVVNAAFALHHVRNTETAPARDQLFHWLRGIDAEAVVLSEPSSDHLTDDFRQRFLNCWHHFGQTFRLIDSLELPAADAGAMKTFFAREIEDILGNPDERRYERHQPAEAWVSQLRDAGFTPAPDLSFAAGGDFDGVRMVAREGYVGLDYQEETLVAILCATAVPTGADLAPVEARAMA; translated from the coding sequence ATGGTCACGAAGAAATACGGCATCCTGGCTTCCGTGGTGGACGAGATGCTCGCTGGCCGCGACGACGTGGCGCGGCGGCTCCTCTCCGCGCTGGTCGACAGCTTCGACCAGGCGGGCGCCACGCCCGAGGACGTCCAGTACTACATCTTCGCCTCCGCGCTGTCGCGGCGGCTGGCGTGGGAGCGTTCGGGCGAGATCAACCTGTACCTCCAACAGTTCCAGCGTTCGCAGATCTCGCTCTTCAACCTGGTCGCGCAGCACCTGCCCACCGTCGGCCTGGCCGGCCGCGCGGCGAACGACGTGCTGGCGCAGCTGCTGGGCGGCCGCGGCGAGATCACGCTGCTGGACCTGGGGATCGGCACCGGTCGCCAGGAGACGGCGCTCCTCCGCCAGCTCGCCATCGAGGGCCGCCTCCCGGAGCGCCTCAACGTGATCGCCGTGGAGCCCGACGCCGGCAGCCTCGCCATCGCCGAGGCCGACATCCAGGCCATGGCGGAGGAGATCGGCCTGCCGCTGCGCTTCCTTCCCGTGCCCAAGCTGGTGGAGGACCTGGCGCCGGAAGACTGGGGCGCCTTCGCCTGGACGGGCGCGCCGCTGGTGGTGAACGCCGCCTTCGCGCTGCACCACGTGCGCAACACCGAGACGGCGCCCGCCCGCGACCAGCTCTTCCACTGGCTGCGCGGCATCGACGCCGAGGCGGTGGTTCTCTCCGAGCCCAGCTCCGACCACCTCACCGACGACTTCCGCCAGCGCTTCCTCAACTGCTGGCATCACTTCGGACAGACGTTCCGCCTCATCGACTCGCTGGAGCTTCCGGCGGCCGACGCGGGCGCCATGAAGACCTTCTTTGCCCGCGAGATCGAGGACATCCTGGGCAACCCGGACGAGCGCCGCTACGAGCGCCACCAGCCCGCCGAGGCCTGGGTGAGCCAGCTGCGCGACGCCGGCTTCACCCCCGCGCCGGACCTGTCGTTCGCCGCCGGCGGCGACTTCGACGGCGTGCGCATGGTGGCCCGCGAGGGCTACGTGGGGCTGGACTACCAGGAGGAGACGCTGGTCGCCATCCTCTGCGCCACCGCGGTCCCCACCGGCGCCGACCTCGCCCCGGTGGAGGCGCGCGCGATGGCCTGA
- a CDS encoding Phenylacetic acid catabolic protein, producing MSAIDTEARADKAEQLSPEARAALADLILVLADTKRVLGLRYSDRMLGAPTLEAGIAASSMAQDEWGHGRLTYALLGAFGHEPKALEHDRPGAQYRSMPALDRGFGSWSEMIAASLVLDTAVTVQYGALVGSRYAPAQNRVQKMLDEEGFHFQYAAGWTRRIAPVAAVRGELAAAVAAYLPFALQWLGREDAASTRALVDEGLVREGPDALRARLLRRIGAVLASVGMAEEVGLTGSADGGWTFGGGAEWAGWSDATRRSGGELDEATAARARGDKNRAMLLE from the coding sequence ATGAGCGCCATCGACACCGAAGCCCGCGCCGACAAGGCCGAGCAGCTCTCGCCAGAAGCCCGCGCCGCGCTCGCCGACCTGATCCTGGTGCTGGCCGACACAAAGCGCGTGCTGGGCCTGCGCTACAGCGACCGCATGCTGGGCGCCCCCACCCTCGAGGCCGGCATCGCCGCTTCGTCGATGGCACAGGACGAGTGGGGCCACGGCCGCCTCACCTACGCGCTGCTGGGCGCGTTCGGGCACGAGCCCAAGGCGCTGGAGCACGACCGGCCGGGCGCGCAGTACCGCAGCATGCCCGCGCTGGACCGCGGCTTCGGCTCGTGGAGCGAGATGATCGCCGCGTCGCTGGTGCTGGACACGGCGGTGACTGTGCAGTACGGCGCGCTGGTGGGCAGCCGGTACGCGCCGGCGCAGAACCGCGTGCAGAAGATGCTGGACGAGGAAGGCTTCCACTTCCAGTACGCCGCCGGCTGGACGCGCCGCATCGCCCCGGTGGCGGCGGTGCGCGGCGAGTTGGCGGCCGCGGTCGCCGCGTATCTCCCGTTCGCGCTCCAGTGGCTGGGCCGCGAGGACGCGGCCTCCACGCGCGCGCTGGTGGACGAGGGCCTGGTGCGCGAGGGGCCGGACGCCCTGCGCGCCCGCCTGCTGCGCCGCATCGGTGCCGTGCTCGCCAGCGTGGGGATGGCGGAGGAAGTCGGCCTCACCGGCTCGGCCGACGGGGGATGGACGTTCGGCGGTGGCGCGGAGTGGGCGGGCTGGAGCGACGCCACCCGCCGCTCCGGCGGCGAGCTGGACGAAGCCACCGCGGCCCGCGCGCGCGGCGACAAGAACCGCGCGATGCTGCTGGAGTGA
- a CDS encoding metal-sulfur cluster assembly factor produces the protein MGLACSSNPYAGGGAALLDAPDETAAYPVAPELRTGPLWDALREVMDPEIPISLVDLGLIYDVREEDGTVTVDLTFTATACPCMAFIHFDIEDRLKREPGVEVVRVNEVWSPAWTKARISPEGRQLLKTMGVSM, from the coding sequence ATGGGCCTCGCCTGCTCCTCGAACCCCTACGCCGGCGGCGGGGCCGCGCTGCTCGACGCGCCGGACGAGACCGCGGCCTACCCGGTCGCGCCCGAGCTTCGCACCGGGCCGCTGTGGGACGCGCTGCGCGAGGTCATGGACCCGGAGATCCCCATCTCCCTCGTGGACCTGGGCCTCATCTACGACGTGCGCGAGGAAGACGGGACGGTTACGGTGGACTTGACGTTCACCGCGACCGCCTGCCCGTGCATGGCGTTCATCCACTTCGACATCGAAGACCGGCTGAAGCGCGAGCCCGGCGTCGAGGTGGTGCGCGTCAACGAGGTGTGGAGCCCCGCCTGGACCAAGGCCCGCATCTCTCCCGAAGGCCGCCAGCTCCTGAAGACCATGGGCGTGTCGATGTAG
- a CDS encoding Phenylacetic acid catabolic protein, producing MARYTDEELKEKVHAGFIVEYPDEMTQGYKDALIVQLLVQADTELVSAPAYFGAAKDAPSTNTMVSATAIIQDELAHANIAYRLLEDLGMDKEQLVYGRQPHEFKHPYGFDHPLENWAELVVANGLYDRAGITLLGDVYKNTSYGPLKRALVKVDQEETFHLRHGEMWMKRLSGAGGEAREKIQRAVDWMFPMAVEWFGLPDDMKRHSGQLDYKLKGLTNDQLRQTWMKSTVPLCESIGIDVPAHWDEAQGEFVLDFPFPCQYDEDEKRWLFGEGQISWKQVFERWKGRGPANKQFVESIQEGRAFRGVLEAAA from the coding sequence ATGGCCCGCTACACCGACGAAGAGCTGAAGGAGAAGGTCCACGCCGGCTTCATCGTCGAATATCCCGACGAGATGACGCAGGGCTACAAGGACGCCCTGATCGTGCAGCTGCTGGTGCAGGCCGACACCGAGCTGGTCTCGGCGCCGGCGTACTTCGGCGCGGCCAAGGACGCGCCCAGCACCAACACCATGGTGAGCGCCACCGCCATCATCCAGGACGAGCTGGCCCACGCCAACATCGCGTACCGGCTGCTCGAAGACCTGGGGATGGACAAGGAGCAGCTCGTGTACGGGCGGCAGCCGCACGAGTTCAAGCACCCGTACGGCTTCGACCATCCGCTGGAGAACTGGGCGGAGCTGGTGGTCGCCAACGGCCTGTACGACCGCGCCGGCATCACCCTGCTGGGCGACGTCTATAAAAATACCAGCTACGGCCCGCTCAAGCGCGCGCTCGTGAAGGTCGACCAGGAGGAGACCTTCCACCTGCGCCACGGCGAGATGTGGATGAAGCGCCTCTCGGGCGCGGGCGGCGAGGCCAGGGAGAAGATCCAGCGCGCGGTGGACTGGATGTTCCCCATGGCCGTGGAGTGGTTCGGCCTGCCGGACGACATGAAGCGCCACTCGGGCCAGCTCGACTACAAGCTCAAGGGCCTCACCAACGACCAGCTTCGCCAGACGTGGATGAAGAGCACGGTGCCGCTGTGCGAGAGCATCGGCATCGACGTGCCGGCGCACTGGGACGAGGCGCAGGGCGAGTTCGTGCTCGACTTCCCCTTCCCTTGCCAGTACGACGAGGACGAGAAGCGCTGGCTCTTCGGCGAGGGCCAGATCTCGTGGAAGCAGGTGTTCGAGCGCTGGAAGGGGCGCGGGCCCGCCAACAAGCAGTTCGTGGAGAGCATCCAGGAGGGCCGCGCCTTCCGTGGCGTGCTGGAGGCGGCGGCCTGA
- a CDS encoding DUF1569 domain-containing protein has protein sequence MKNLFDPVAVDEVKNRLTQLRPDSVRQWGTMSPAQALAHCAAGMEMATGEIRPPRALAGRIFGRLIKRLALGDEKPMRRNTPTVDGMVVANERDLNAERARLSALIDKFAAGGPAGCTTHPHAFFGRLTPQEWSVLMYKHLDHHLRQFGA, from the coding sequence ATGAAGAACCTGTTCGACCCTGTCGCAGTGGATGAAGTGAAGAACCGTCTGACGCAGCTCCGGCCGGACAGCGTGCGCCAGTGGGGAACGATGAGCCCCGCGCAGGCGCTCGCCCACTGCGCCGCGGGGATGGAGATGGCGACGGGCGAGATCCGTCCGCCGCGAGCGCTGGCGGGCCGCATCTTCGGAAGGCTGATCAAGCGGCTGGCGCTCGGCGACGAGAAGCCCATGCGCCGAAACACGCCGACGGTGGACGGCATGGTCGTAGCGAACGAGCGCGACCTCAACGCCGAGCGAGCACGCCTGTCCGCGCTCATCGACAAGTTCGCCGCGGGCGGCCCGGCCGGATGCACCACGCATCCCCACGCCTTCTTCGGCCGGCTCACTCCGCAGGAATGGTCGGTGCTGATGTACAAGCACCTCGACCACCACCTCCGCCAGTTCGGGGCGTAG
- a CDS encoding SRPBCC family protein: protein MTTSAAADTGTTQVYRVFIRATPQAIWDAITTPEWTQRFGYGLRDEFELRPGGKYRGYANAGMLAMGMPEVAVDGEVIEADPPRRLVITWRMAMDPRMAAEGFTRLTYEIDEGKGGVSRLSVVHDLAGTPGHAEMVAGVLQGPGAGGGWTWILSDLKSLLESGEPMSTYHGEW from the coding sequence ATGACGACCAGCGCAGCAGCGGACACCGGCACCACGCAGGTCTACCGCGTCTTCATCCGTGCCACACCGCAGGCGATCTGGGACGCGATCACCACGCCCGAATGGACGCAGCGCTTCGGCTACGGCCTGCGCGACGAGTTCGAGCTGCGTCCCGGCGGCAAGTACCGCGGCTACGCCAACGCGGGCATGCTCGCCATGGGCATGCCCGAGGTCGCAGTCGATGGCGAGGTCATCGAGGCCGACCCGCCGCGCAGGCTGGTCATCACCTGGCGCATGGCGATGGACCCGCGCATGGCCGCCGAGGGCTTCACGCGCCTCACGTACGAGATCGACGAGGGCAAGGGCGGCGTCAGCCGGCTCAGCGTGGTCCACGACCTGGCCGGCACGCCCGGGCACGCGGAGATGGTCGCCGGCGTCCTGCAGGGTCCCGGCGCGGGCGGCGGCTGGACGTGGATCCTCAGCGACCTCAAGTCGCTGCTGGAGAGCGGCGAGCCGATGTCCACGTACCACGGCGAATGGTGA
- a CDS encoding metalloregulator ArsR/SmtB family transcription factor, which translates to MSDDEDLVFKALADPTRRFLLDRLFVRDGRTLTELESELEMTRFGVMKHLRVLEDAGLVVTRRAGREKLHYLNVVPIRLIHDRWIDKFAERRVSALTDLKRRLEEETA; encoded by the coding sequence ATGTCAGACGACGAAGACCTCGTGTTCAAGGCGCTGGCCGACCCCACGCGGCGGTTCCTCCTGGACCGCCTCTTCGTGCGGGACGGGCGCACGCTCACGGAGTTGGAATCGGAGCTGGAGATGACGCGGTTCGGCGTCATGAAGCACCTCCGCGTCCTGGAAGATGCGGGGCTGGTGGTGACGCGCCGGGCAGGGCGCGAGAAGCTCCACTACCTCAACGTCGTTCCCATCCGGCTCATCCACGACCGGTGGATCGACAAGTTCGCCGAGCGCCGCGTGTCGGCGCTCACCGACCTCAAGCGCCGACTGGAAGAGGAAACCGCATGA
- a CDS encoding nuclear transport factor 2 family protein, with product MKILSRVLLPAVLAAGICTSAAHAQMLPGASPDYAGMDREFRSTTLREVNNLVEGLRAGWQQHNARSVADLYTDNAVLVLPEQAALHGHKAIEQGLARVLPHAGGIQLSLVDSDVSTSLAFTSGEFYYEDTSGEASVPVSGTYTLVMKGNGRGGWKIRSLVFNPTPAAPAASATATAAPAAAPAGTAAQAPAAPAGTMPATPPAS from the coding sequence TTGAAGATTCTCTCTCGCGTTCTGCTTCCCGCGGTGCTCGCCGCCGGGATCTGCACCTCTGCCGCGCATGCGCAGATGCTTCCGGGCGCCTCGCCCGACTACGCGGGCATGGACCGCGAGTTCCGCTCGACCACGCTGCGCGAGGTTAACAACCTGGTGGAGGGCCTGCGCGCGGGGTGGCAGCAGCACAACGCCCGTAGCGTGGCCGACCTCTACACCGACAACGCCGTGCTGGTGCTCCCCGAGCAGGCCGCCCTTCACGGCCACAAGGCGATCGAGCAGGGCCTGGCACGGGTGCTTCCGCACGCCGGCGGCATCCAGCTCAGCCTCGTGGACAGCGACGTGAGCACGAGCCTGGCCTTCACCTCGGGCGAGTTCTACTACGAGGACACCAGCGGCGAGGCCAGCGTGCCCGTGAGCGGCACCTACACGCTGGTGATGAAGGGCAACGGCCGCGGCGGCTGGAAGATCCGCTCGCTGGTCTTCAACCCGACGCCCGCGGCACCCGCCGCGTCGGCGACGGCCACCGCCGCGCCGGCTGCGGCTCCCGCGGGGACCGCGGCGCAGGCTCCGGCCGCGCCCGCCGGCACCATGCCCGCTACGCCGCCCGCGAGCTGA
- the thyX gene encoding FAD-dependent thymidylate synthase, giving the protein MHIVREPRVTVIARQQFTPPEHIRWQSDSDVAGEAVAEFAGRLCYLSFGEEAGLEGGHKSIPGRTTNESYLANILQVKHGSVLEHAVWTLLLEGVSRSLTHELVRHRAGFGFSQLSQRYVDESDIAFVLPPEIDEDSPSFAIWAGACESSLQAYRDLLAAVTGQVGDDGPATMRKKRARQAARAVLPNCAETKIVVTGNARAWRHFAEMRGSGAADVEIRRLAAAVLTVMRGESPHIFGDMHLVPHSDGTQTVETANSKV; this is encoded by the coding sequence ATGCACATCGTCCGCGAGCCCCGCGTCACCGTGATCGCGCGCCAGCAGTTCACGCCGCCCGAGCACATCCGCTGGCAGAGCGACAGCGACGTGGCGGGCGAGGCCGTGGCCGAGTTCGCGGGCCGCCTCTGCTACCTGTCGTTCGGCGAGGAGGCGGGGCTGGAAGGCGGCCACAAATCCATCCCCGGCCGCACCACCAACGAGTCGTACCTCGCCAACATCCTGCAGGTCAAGCACGGCAGCGTACTGGAGCATGCCGTGTGGACGCTGCTGCTGGAGGGCGTCAGCCGCTCGCTCACGCACGAGCTGGTGCGGCACCGCGCGGGCTTCGGCTTCTCGCAGCTCAGCCAGCGCTACGTGGACGAGTCCGACATCGCCTTCGTGCTCCCGCCGGAGATCGACGAAGACTCGCCGTCGTTCGCCATCTGGGCCGGCGCGTGCGAGAGCAGCCTCCAGGCGTATCGCGACCTGCTGGCCGCCGTCACCGGCCAGGTGGGCGACGACGGGCCCGCCACCATGCGGAAGAAGCGCGCGCGCCAGGCCGCCCGCGCCGTGCTGCCCAACTGCGCCGAGACCAAGATCGTCGTCACCGGCAATGCCCGCGCCTGGCGCCACTTCGCCGAGATGCGCGGCAGCGGCGCCGCCGACGTGGAGATCCGCCGCCTGGCCGCCGCCGTGCTCACCGTCATGCGCGGCGAATCGCCCCACATCTTCGGCGACATGCACCTCGTGCCCCACTCCGACGGGACGCAGACGGTCGAGACGGCCAACAGCAAGGTCTGA
- a CDS encoding ABC transporter substrate-binding protein: MRIASLLSSATEIVYELGLQDSLVGISHECDWPPEALHLPRLSRVRFDPAGLTSGEIDAEVRRCMAEFGSVYEIDTALLAELKPDLVLTQAVCEVCAVPTASVHEAVARMPVPARVLSLDAHTLAEILATVRQVADAAGELARGAQAEARLRGRLERVASAVAGRVRPRVLALEWLDPPFAPGHWIPEMIEMAGGDCLLRDSGGHSVEVPWAAVDALAHDRLLLVPCGYAMDAARADADRVRERLRAFAGGTIDAGHAAVGHSAYFSRSGPRVVDGVELLAAWLHPDVAPRVEMAGRLEAWR, encoded by the coding sequence TTGCGCATCGCGTCGCTGCTTTCGAGCGCCACGGAGATCGTGTACGAGCTGGGGCTGCAGGACAGCCTGGTCGGCATCTCGCACGAGTGCGACTGGCCGCCGGAGGCGCTGCACCTGCCCCGGCTGAGCCGAGTTCGCTTCGACCCCGCCGGCCTCACCAGCGGCGAGATCGACGCGGAGGTTCGCCGCTGCATGGCGGAGTTCGGCAGCGTGTACGAGATCGACACGGCGCTGCTGGCGGAGCTGAAGCCGGACCTGGTGCTCACCCAGGCCGTGTGCGAGGTCTGCGCGGTGCCGACCGCGTCCGTGCACGAAGCCGTCGCGCGGATGCCGGTGCCTGCGCGCGTGCTCTCGCTGGACGCGCACACCCTGGCGGAGATCCTGGCGACGGTGCGGCAGGTGGCGGACGCGGCGGGCGAGCTGGCGCGCGGGGCACAGGCGGAGGCGCGGCTGCGCGGGCGCTTGGAGCGCGTGGCGTCCGCCGTCGCCGGCCGGGTGCGGCCGCGCGTGCTGGCGCTGGAGTGGCTGGACCCGCCGTTCGCGCCCGGCCACTGGATCCCGGAGATGATCGAGATGGCGGGCGGCGACTGTCTCCTGCGAGATTCCGGCGGGCACTCGGTAGAGGTGCCGTGGGCGGCGGTGGATGCGCTCGCGCACGACCGGCTGCTGCTCGTTCCCTGCGGCTACGCGATGGACGCCGCGCGCGCCGACGCAGACCGAGTGCGCGAACGTCTCCGCGCGTTTGCGGGTGGGACGATCGACGCCGGGCACGCGGCGGTGGGCCACAGCGCGTACTTCAGCCGCTCCGGCCCGCGCGTGGTGGACGGCGTGGAGCTGCTCGCCGCCTGGCTGCACCCCGACGTCGCGCCGCGGGTGGAGATGGCCGGGCGGTTGGAGGCGTGGCGATAG
- a CDS encoding SPW repeat protein, whose translation MRFLSTRLHGVLDYLVGLLLIAAPFVLHFGRGGPEQWVPVGLGAAVIAYSLLTDYELGAVRKIAMPAHLWLDAVGGAFLAASPWIFGFDQQVCRPHLIVGLLEIVVAFFSNTIPSYERRRAR comes from the coding sequence ATGCGATTCCTGTCCACGCGGCTGCACGGCGTGCTCGACTACCTGGTGGGGCTGCTGCTCATCGCCGCGCCGTTCGTTCTCCACTTCGGGCGCGGGGGGCCCGAGCAGTGGGTTCCCGTGGGGCTGGGCGCCGCCGTCATCGCGTACAGCCTGCTCACCGACTACGAGCTGGGCGCGGTGCGGAAGATCGCGATGCCGGCGCACCTGTGGCTGGACGCGGTGGGCGGCGCCTTCCTGGCCGCGTCGCCGTGGATCTTCGGCTTCGACCAGCAGGTGTGCAGGCCGCACCTGATCGTGGGGCTGCTGGAGATCGTGGTGGCGTTCTTCAGCAACACCATCCCGTCGTACGAGCGCCGCCGTGCGCGCTGA